A part of Streptomyces sp. NBC_00557 genomic DNA contains:
- a CDS encoding LysR family transcriptional regulator, with protein sequence METRLVEYAIAVADELSFTRAAQRVYAAQSTVSAGVRALERELGTVLFERDQRGVRITAAGEAVLPALRALADAEARARTAADPRGELRGELRIGVFSSVSYLAIPRVIGAFHREHPLVDLRLRASSSGSAELADAVRRGRLDLSLYGLPAATAGPGLTVHRLATTPYAVVLPAGHELASRAGLTLTDLANERFVDAPVGFGNRDVLDAALGARGVVRDVAVEATETSSIPVFVANGLGIALLPELLVPPSEDIAVVPLNEDITWEFNVVTRTSTGEATAALLEQLLAAY encoded by the coding sequence ATGGAGACCCGACTGGTCGAGTACGCGATCGCGGTCGCCGACGAGCTGAGCTTCACCCGTGCCGCGCAACGCGTCTACGCAGCACAGTCGACCGTCTCCGCCGGCGTTCGGGCGCTGGAACGGGAACTCGGCACCGTGCTCTTCGAACGAGACCAGCGAGGGGTGCGGATCACCGCCGCCGGAGAGGCGGTGCTGCCCGCGCTTCGCGCGCTCGCCGACGCCGAGGCGCGCGCCCGCACCGCAGCCGACCCGCGAGGCGAACTGCGGGGCGAGCTGCGCATCGGGGTGTTCTCCAGCGTGAGCTACCTCGCGATCCCACGCGTCATCGGCGCCTTTCACCGCGAACACCCGCTCGTCGACCTCCGGCTGCGCGCGTCTTCGTCCGGCTCGGCGGAGCTCGCCGACGCCGTGCGGCGGGGGCGGCTCGATCTCAGCTTGTACGGGCTCCCGGCGGCCACCGCGGGCCCAGGCCTCACAGTGCACCGGCTCGCCACGACGCCCTACGCGGTCGTCCTCCCGGCCGGCCATGAACTCGCGTCACGCGCGGGACTGACGCTGACGGACCTCGCGAATGAGCGCTTCGTGGACGCGCCTGTCGGTTTCGGCAACCGGGACGTCCTCGACGCCGCGCTCGGCGCACGCGGGGTGGTGCGCGACGTCGCGGTGGAGGCGACCGAGACCAGCTCGATCCCGGTCTTCGTCGCCAACGGCCTCGGCATCGCGCTGCTTCCCGAACTGCTGGTCCCGCCAAGCGAGGACATCGCGGTCGTCCCTCTGAACGAGGACATCACCTGGGAGTTCAACGTCGTGACACGGACCTCGACCGGCGAAGCCACCGCGGCTCTGCTCGAGCAGTTGCTCGCGGCGTACTGA
- a CDS encoding MFS transporter, whose product MTTTAAPARTPATERLPHGAGFWIIALAFGTELAFCAVPTPLYAIYQQRDGFPTIVLTVIFGAYAVGVMLSLYLAGHVSDWLGRRRVILGSLLVNLVAAILFLVRNDVAGLIAARFVSGLGIGILTATATAHLSELGAAAHHAKGRVALVSAFANLGGIGLGPLIGGLVATWSTRPLITPYVAFAIVLVVEGILVALVPETIERREERPAYRPQRVAVPAAGRGAFWAAGAAAFGAFAVFGTFMGLSSTFLVGLLGLRSHLLAGLAPFVVFMAAALAQILTVRLATRPQIGLAIALATLGLVTIGVAALVASLPLFLIGGGVAGAGIGILFRAALGTVAAVADAERRGEALAGIFLIAYAGMTIPPLLTAGALRVWPTVTVLVGLVTLAAMLVAVSGSRMLLLRR is encoded by the coding sequence ATGACGACAACTGCTGCTCCGGCCCGGACTCCGGCCACCGAACGACTTCCGCACGGGGCGGGGTTCTGGATCATCGCGCTCGCCTTCGGCACCGAGCTCGCGTTCTGCGCCGTCCCGACGCCCCTCTACGCGATCTACCAGCAGCGCGACGGCTTCCCGACGATCGTCCTCACCGTCATCTTCGGCGCATACGCGGTCGGGGTCATGCTGAGCCTGTATCTCGCGGGCCATGTCTCCGACTGGCTGGGACGCCGACGCGTGATCCTCGGCTCGCTGCTCGTCAACCTGGTGGCCGCGATCCTCTTCCTCGTCCGGAACGACGTCGCCGGCCTCATCGCCGCCCGCTTCGTCAGCGGACTCGGCATCGGCATCCTCACCGCCACGGCGACCGCGCACCTCTCCGAGCTCGGTGCAGCGGCCCACCACGCCAAAGGTCGCGTCGCCCTCGTGTCGGCCTTCGCGAACCTCGGCGGCATCGGCCTCGGCCCGCTGATCGGCGGGCTCGTCGCGACCTGGTCCACGCGACCCCTCATCACCCCCTACGTGGCCTTCGCCATCGTCCTGGTCGTCGAAGGGATCCTGGTCGCCCTCGTTCCCGAGACGATCGAGCGCCGTGAGGAGCGCCCCGCCTACCGGCCGCAGCGCGTCGCGGTGCCGGCGGCGGGCAGGGGCGCGTTCTGGGCGGCCGGAGCGGCGGCGTTCGGGGCGTTCGCAGTGTTCGGCACCTTCATGGGACTGTCCTCGACCTTCCTCGTCGGTCTCCTCGGGCTGCGTTCGCACCTGCTCGCCGGTCTGGCGCCCTTCGTCGTCTTCATGGCCGCAGCCCTCGCGCAGATCCTCACCGTGCGGCTGGCGACGCGCCCTCAGATCGGGCTCGCCATCGCACTCGCCACGCTCGGGCTCGTGACCATCGGCGTCGCCGCCCTCGTCGCCTCACTTCCGCTCTTCCTCATCGGCGGCGGGGTCGCGGGCGCAGGGATCGGCATCCTGTTCCGAGCCGCCCTCGGCACCGTCGCCGCGGTCGCGGACGCCGAGCGTCGAGGCGAGGCGCTCGCCGGCATCTTCCTCATCGCCTACGCCGGCATGACCATCCCGCCGCTCCTCACCGCCGGCGCGCTCAGGGTCTGGCCCACGGTCACCGTGCTCGTCGGCCTGGTCACCCTCGCCGCGATGCTTGTCGCAGTCTCCGGCTCCCGGATGCTTCTGCTTCGACGCTGA
- a CDS encoding COG4705 family protein, whose translation MKKLPEVTLAFWIMKIAATTLGETAGDLFSQTLKIGYFLTTIALFLIFVVTLVVQLRSARYNPFFYWTVILSTSMAGTTMSDFMNRDASDKYLSGGATSLGWGPQGLGLGYPEGAAILVSILLAIFVAWRISGMTFQIRDIVTFKGEALFWAAILVSNTLGTSMGDFLSDSSGLGYLGGAALVSSVLVVLVVLMKAPAVPNVLLFWIAFVLTRPLGATAGDFLTKPVAKGGLNLGTAGSSAVLLAVLLGLMAYAHIQERKAVTPSLETVGPEAAAARQEASPR comes from the coding sequence ATGAAGAAGCTGCCCGAGGTCACGCTGGCGTTCTGGATCATGAAGATCGCCGCGACGACCCTGGGTGAGACGGCGGGCGACCTGTTCTCCCAGACGCTCAAAATCGGCTATTTCCTCACCACGATCGCCCTGTTCCTGATCTTCGTGGTGACGCTGGTGGTGCAGCTGCGATCCGCGCGCTACAACCCGTTCTTCTACTGGACCGTGATCCTGTCGACCAGCATGGCCGGCACCACGATGTCCGACTTCATGAACCGCGACGCCAGCGACAAGTACCTCTCGGGCGGCGCCACTTCACTGGGCTGGGGCCCGCAGGGCCTCGGCCTCGGCTACCCGGAGGGAGCCGCGATCCTCGTCTCCATCCTCCTGGCGATCTTCGTCGCCTGGAGGATCAGCGGGATGACGTTCCAGATCCGCGACATCGTCACCTTCAAGGGCGAGGCCCTGTTCTGGGCGGCGATCCTCGTCTCCAACACCCTCGGTACCTCGATGGGTGACTTCCTGTCCGACAGCTCCGGACTCGGCTACCTGGGTGGTGCGGCGCTGGTGTCCAGCGTGCTGGTCGTGCTGGTCGTCCTGATGAAGGCGCCCGCCGTCCCGAACGTCCTCCTGTTCTGGATCGCCTTCGTCCTCACCCGCCCCCTCGGCGCCACCGCCGGCGACTTCCTCACCAAGCCGGTCGCCAAGGGCGGACTGAACCTCGGCACCGCGGGCTCCTCGGCCGTGCTGCTCGCCGTCCTGCTCGGCCTGATGGCCTACGCGCACATCCAGGAGCGCAAGGCCGTCACACCGAGCCTTGAGACGGTCGGCCCGGAGGCCGCAGCGGCCCGCCAGGAAGCAAGTCCTCGGTAA
- a CDS encoding amino acid permease, translating to MRVFGSDVSVGRPAPGTGAGRKGLKSDALGLFSSVAMGLASTAPAYSLAATLGIIVAGVGLQAPIVTMLAFVPMLLVAYAFRELNASNADCGTTFTWATRAFGPRVGWMGGWGLIVANVLVMANLAEVAAAYGFRLVGLDGLADDRLWTTVVGVGWIVVLTAVCYVGIEFSAAVQRWLLCLEVAVLVLFALAALVRVYTDPPPTAIHVSASWFNPFDVSSAKALTSGLLAGVFIYWGWDTAFSVNEETVDSTRIPGRAAILATVLLLVIYGLVSTSAQAFAGIGTSGIGLRNGRNSDDVLSVLGQAVFGSQGVGLLLSRLLILMVLTSALASAVTTILPLARTVFSMAVHKAVPARFARVHRRFLTPTWGTLGMGVASLALYVLMALLSRNVMADTIESVGLAIAFQYGVTGFACVWYHRKALAENAGNLVFKGVLPGLGGLVMALLFVYATFVVYANPQYGETIIDVPLIGRTGGVTVLGLGALLIGLLLTPVVTRGHGVALKLQRNLLPRRLPQHAAVDASSRYLPADNGSGVGGDWYDVIPLSGTRVGLVVGDVLGHGLRAAATMGRLRTGVRVLARLDLSPDELLSRLADLVEESACEGGHRRGPGRPRPHTDEALGVSCLYAVYDPVSGQCSLARAGDLAPMVVDPRTGLVHRPRVPPGPALGVGGLPYQSTELELAPGSLLAFFTDGFLQTAPDREAGLAQLARVLTGARGSLDALCDRAVADLLPGPVDVDATLLLVRARMLDRTQFAEWSVLPDPAAVATVRTAVGKQLSDWDLHDLAFTSELIVSELVTNAIRYVGGPIRVRLIRDRALICEVSDTGHTSPNLRHAASEDEGGRGLFIIAQMTHRWGTRYTPTGKTIWTEQDMP from the coding sequence GTGAGGGTCTTCGGCAGCGACGTGTCCGTCGGCCGCCCCGCCCCCGGCACAGGGGCGGGCCGCAAGGGGCTCAAGAGCGATGCGCTCGGCCTGTTCTCCTCGGTGGCCATGGGCCTCGCCTCCACCGCGCCGGCGTACAGCCTGGCCGCCACGCTGGGCATCATCGTGGCCGGGGTCGGACTGCAGGCCCCGATCGTCACCATGCTGGCGTTCGTCCCGATGCTGCTGGTCGCGTACGCCTTCCGGGAGCTCAACGCCAGCAACGCCGACTGCGGCACCACCTTCACCTGGGCCACCCGGGCCTTCGGGCCGCGCGTCGGATGGATGGGCGGCTGGGGCCTCATCGTCGCCAACGTCCTCGTCATGGCGAACCTCGCCGAGGTCGCCGCCGCCTACGGCTTCCGGCTGGTGGGCCTGGACGGCCTGGCGGACGACCGGCTGTGGACCACCGTGGTGGGCGTCGGCTGGATCGTCGTGCTGACCGCGGTCTGCTACGTCGGCATCGAGTTCTCGGCGGCCGTCCAGCGCTGGCTGCTGTGCCTCGAGGTCGCGGTGCTGGTCCTGTTCGCGCTGGCCGCGCTGGTCAGGGTCTACACCGACCCGCCGCCCACGGCGATCCATGTGTCGGCCTCCTGGTTCAACCCGTTCGACGTGTCCTCGGCGAAGGCCCTGACCTCGGGCCTGCTCGCGGGCGTCTTCATCTACTGGGGCTGGGACACCGCGTTCTCGGTGAACGAGGAGACCGTCGACAGCACCCGCATCCCCGGGCGCGCCGCGATCCTGGCCACGGTGCTGCTGCTGGTCATCTACGGGCTGGTGTCCACCTCGGCGCAGGCGTTCGCGGGAATCGGCACCTCCGGCATCGGGCTCCGCAACGGGCGAAACTCCGACGATGTGCTCTCCGTACTGGGCCAGGCCGTGTTCGGCAGCCAGGGCGTCGGCCTGCTGCTGTCGCGGCTGCTGATCCTGATGGTGCTGACCTCGGCGCTGGCCTCCGCCGTGACCACCATCCTGCCGCTGGCCAGGACCGTCTTCTCCATGGCGGTCCACAAGGCCGTCCCGGCCCGGTTCGCCCGGGTCCACCGCAGGTTCCTCACCCCGACCTGGGGGACCCTGGGCATGGGGGTGGCCTCGCTCGCCCTGTACGTCCTGATGGCCCTGCTCAGCCGGAACGTGATGGCCGACACGATCGAGTCGGTCGGTCTCGCGATCGCCTTCCAGTACGGGGTGACCGGGTTCGCCTGCGTCTGGTACCACCGCAAGGCCCTCGCCGAGAACGCCGGAAACCTGGTCTTCAAGGGCGTCCTGCCGGGCCTCGGCGGGCTGGTCATGGCCCTGCTCTTCGTCTACGCCACCTTCGTGGTCTACGCCAACCCCCAGTACGGCGAGACCATCATCGACGTGCCGTTGATCGGCCGGACCGGCGGGGTCACCGTGCTGGGTCTGGGCGCCCTGCTGATCGGTCTCCTGCTGACGCCGGTGGTCACCCGCGGCCACGGCGTCGCCCTCAAACTCCAGCGGAACCTGCTGCCGCGCCGTCTGCCGCAGCACGCCGCCGTGGACGCGTCCAGCCGCTACCTGCCCGCCGACAACGGCTCCGGGGTGGGCGGCGACTGGTACGACGTCATCCCGCTGTCGGGCACCCGGGTGGGCCTGGTCGTCGGCGACGTACTCGGTCACGGACTGCGGGCCGCGGCCACCATGGGACGCCTGCGTACGGGGGTGCGCGTCCTGGCCCGGCTCGACCTGAGCCCGGACGAGCTCCTGTCCCGGCTCGCCGACCTGGTCGAGGAGAGCGCGTGCGAGGGCGGGCACCGCCGCGGCCCGGGCCGGCCGCGGCCGCACACCGACGAGGCGCTCGGCGTGAGCTGCCTGTACGCGGTCTACGACCCCGTCTCGGGGCAGTGCAGCCTGGCGCGGGCCGGTGACCTGGCGCCGATGGTGGTCGACCCGCGCACGGGCCTGGTGCACCGTCCGCGGGTGCCGCCCGGACCGGCGCTGGGCGTCGGCGGCCTGCCGTACCAGAGCACGGAACTGGAACTCGCGCCGGGCAGTCTGCTCGCCTTCTTCACGGACGGCTTCCTGCAGACGGCCCCCGACCGGGAGGCCGGGCTCGCCCAGCTGGCGCGCGTCCTCACCGGCGCCCGGGGATCCCTGGACGCGCTGTGCGACAGGGCGGTGGCCGACCTGCTGCCCGGACCGGTCGACGTGGACGCCACGCTGCTCCTGGTCCGTGCCCGCATGCTCGACCGCACCCAGTTCGCCGAGTGGTCGGTGCTCCCCGACCCGGCGGCGGTGGCCACCGTCCGTACCGCCGTCGGCAAGCAGCTCAGCGACTGGGACCTGCACGACCTGGCGTTCACCAGCGAGCTCATCGTCAGCGAACTGGTCACCAACGCCATCCGGTACGTCGGCGGTCCGATCCGGGTACGCCTGATCCGCGACCGGGCCCTGATCTGCGAGGTGTCCGACACCGGCCACACCTCGCCCAATCTGCGGCACGCGGCGAGCGAGGACGAGGGAGGGCGGGGCCTGTTCATCATCGCCCAGATGACCCACCGCTGGGGCACCCGGTACACGCCCACGGGCAAGACGATCTGGACCGAGCAGGACATGCCGTGA